In Planctomycetia bacterium, one DNA window encodes the following:
- a CDS encoding F0F1 ATP synthase subunit alpha, with protein MKIQVDEIASVLKQEIANYREHLEAAEVGRVITVGDGVAQIYGLSSAMAGEMIEFENGAIGQVMNLEENSVGAVVLGDYLGVKEGSTVKATGNLLSVPVGDALIGRVVDPLGRPIDGKGTATCSERWPLEYPAPGIAERQPVNQPLQTGIKAIDSMIPIGRGQRELIIGDRKTGKTAIAIDTIINQRDTGVICVYVAVGQKESTVAGTVEKLREHGAMDYTIVVSAGSSDAAPLQYIAPYSGCAMAEYFMYTHGKHTLVIYDDLSKQAQAYRQLSLLLRRPPGREAYPGDVFYLHSRLLERSCKLAERRAIVPAGQPYKAGGVNGKTYIGVPGKHEAEHDVKNHPGHAVVVDPTSGGSLTALPVIETLEGEVSAYIPTNVISITDGQIYLEPDLFFAGVRPAINVGISVSRVGGNAQIKAMKKIAGSLRLDLAAYRELEAFAQLGTELDAATQRQLDRGARMVELLKQGQFKPYNVIDQVISIFAGSKGFLDDLPISQVAKFETELLKHIRDEHPEVHKELTDKKELTDAIDAKLKELIAAFKSRFVSANKK; from the coding sequence ATGAAGATTCAGGTTGACGAAATAGCCTCCGTCCTCAAGCAGGAAATCGCGAACTACCGCGAGCACCTCGAAGCCGCCGAAGTCGGACGCGTCATCACCGTCGGCGACGGCGTCGCACAGATTTACGGTCTCTCCAGCGCCATGGCCGGCGAGATGATCGAGTTCGAAAACGGCGCGATCGGCCAGGTCATGAACCTGGAAGAGAACTCCGTCGGCGCGGTCGTCCTCGGCGACTACCTCGGCGTGAAGGAAGGCAGCACGGTCAAGGCGACCGGCAACCTGTTGAGCGTGCCCGTCGGCGACGCCCTGATCGGACGCGTCGTCGATCCGCTCGGCCGGCCCATCGACGGCAAGGGCACCGCAACGTGCAGCGAGCGCTGGCCGCTTGAGTACCCGGCCCCCGGAATCGCCGAGCGCCAACCCGTGAACCAGCCGCTTCAGACCGGCATCAAGGCCATCGACAGCATGATCCCGATCGGCCGGGGGCAACGCGAGCTGATCATCGGCGACCGCAAGACAGGCAAGACGGCCATTGCCATCGACACGATCATCAATCAGCGCGACACGGGCGTGATCTGCGTGTACGTCGCCGTCGGCCAGAAGGAATCGACCGTTGCCGGCACGGTCGAGAAGCTGCGCGAGCACGGCGCGATGGATTACACCATCGTCGTGTCGGCCGGCAGCAGCGACGCTGCCCCGTTGCAATACATCGCTCCGTATTCCGGTTGCGCGATGGCCGAGTATTTCATGTACACGCACGGCAAGCACACGCTGGTGATCTACGACGACTTGTCGAAGCAGGCCCAGGCGTATAGGCAGTTGTCTCTTTTGCTGCGGCGCCCGCCGGGCCGCGAGGCCTACCCCGGCGACGTGTTCTACCTGCACAGCCGCCTGCTGGAGCGATCCTGCAAGCTGGCCGAGCGCCGCGCGATTGTGCCGGCGGGCCAGCCATACAAGGCCGGCGGCGTGAACGGGAAGACGTACATCGGCGTGCCGGGCAAGCACGAGGCCGAGCACGACGTGAAGAATCATCCGGGGCACGCCGTGGTGGTCGATCCCACCTCCGGCGGATCGCTGACCGCGCTGCCGGTGATTGAAACGCTGGAAGGCGAGGTGTCGGCGTACATCCCGACCAACGTGATCTCGATCACCGACGGCCAGATTTACCTGGAGCCGGATTTGTTTTTCGCCGGCGTGCGGCCCGCGATCAACGTCGGGATCTCGGTCAGCCGCGTCGGCGGCAACGCGCAGATCAAGGCGATGAAGAAGATTGCCGGCTCGCTGCGTCTGGACCTCGCGGCGTATCGTGAGCTGGAAGCGTTCGCCCAGTTGGGTACGGAGCTCGACGCCGCGACGCAGCGGCAGCTCGATCGCGGGGCACGCATGGTGGAATTGCTCAAGCAAGGTCAGTTCAAGCCGTATAACGTCATTGACCAGGTCATCAGCATCTTCGCCGGTTCGAAGGGTTTCCTCGACGATTTGCCGATTTCGCAGGTGGCGAAGTTCGAAACAGAGTTGCTCAAGCACATTCGCGACGAGCATCCCGAAGTGCACAAGGAGCTGACCGACAAGAAGGAACTGACGGACGCCATCGATGCGAAGCTGAAGGAACTGATCGCGGCGTTCAAGAGCCGCTTCGTTTCTGCGAACAAGAAGTGA